A single genomic interval of Camelina sativa cultivar DH55 chromosome 11, Cs, whole genome shotgun sequence harbors:
- the LOC104723296 gene encoding abscisic acid receptor PYR1-like, whose amino-acid sequence MPSELTAEERSELKQSIAEFHTYKLGPGSCSSLHAQRIHAPPDLVWSIVRRFDKPQTYKHFIKSCSVEPGFQMRVGCTRDVIVISGLPANTSTERLDVLDDERKVTGFSIIGGEHRLTNYRSVTTVHRFEREERIWTVVLESYVVDMPEGNTEDDTRMFADTVVKLNLQKLATVTEAMARSSNNSSGDASASSQVTTS is encoded by the coding sequence ATGCCTTCGGAGTTAACAGCAGAAGAACGATCGGAGCTGAAACAATCAATAGCGGAGTTCCACACATACAAACTCGGACCAGGAAGCTGCAGCTCACTCCACGCGCAGCGAATCCACGCGCCGCCTGACCTCGTCTGGTCAATCGTCAGGAGATTCGACAAACCACAGACCTACAAACACTTCATCAAATCCTGCTCCGTCGAGCCTGGCTTCCAGATGCGCGTCGGATGCACGCGCGACGTCATCGTCATCAGCGGTTTGCCGGCGAACACGTCGACGGAGAGGCTCGACGTGCTCGACGACGAGAGGAAGGTCACGGGGTTCAGCATCATCGGAGGAGAGCACAGGCTTACGAACTACAGGTCAGTCACGACGGTGCATAGGTTCGAGAGAGAGGAACGGATCTGGACGGTGGTGTTGGAGTCGTACGTCGTCGATATGCCGGAAGGGAACACGGAGGACGATACTCGTATGTTTGCTGATACGGTTGTTAAGCTTAATCTTCAGAAACTCGCCACTGTTACTGAAGCTATGGCTCGTAGTAGTAACAACTCCTCCGGTGACGCAAGTGCTTCTTCTCAGGTGACGACGTCGTGA
- the LOC109127275 gene encoding zinc finger BED domain-containing protein DAYSLEEPER-like produces the protein MLDRALKYRAAFGNPKVIGGINYKFHPTEAEWHRLKQICEFLEPFDEITNLISDEVIRSMIVPMRERFDKYWEDLSDVIAMNTVFDPRLKLTLRRETNQQTDENEGKKGVLATMIYVGYENNYNNYDFINFRKQTVVTSGKSSLKMYLDDPPIEMIEFESLDILKYWKDNSQRYGELASMACDLLSLPIITVASESSFSIGIRVLNKYRSRILPKNVQALICCRNWLKEEDEEFDEDEILPSFQSIVDDEA, from the exons ATGCTTGATAGGGCTCTCAAGTATCGAGCTGCCTTTGGTAATCCCAAAGTCATTGGTGGGATAAACTACAAGTTTCACCCTACAGAAGCTGAATGGCACCGATTGAAGCagatttgtgagtttttggaGCCTTTTGATGAAATCACTAATTTGATCTCAG ATGAAGTCATCAGAAGTATGATTGTTCCAATGAGAGAAAGGTTTGATAAGTATTGGGAAGATCTTAGTGATGTCATTGCAATGAATACAGTGTTTGATCCAAGGTTGAAGCTAACACTG AGACGCGAAACTAATCAGCAAACTGATGAGAACGAAGGAAAAAAGGGAGTTTTGGCAACTATGAT TTACGTAGGCTATGAAAACAATTACAACAATTAC GATTTTATTAACTTCCGCAAACAAACTGTTGTTACTAGTGGAAAGTCTTCTTTGAAAATGTATCTAGATGATCCGCCGATAGAAATGATAGAGTTTGAgagtttggatattttaaaatattggaaagATAATTCTCAAAGGTATGGAGAACTGGCTTCAATGGCTTGCGACCTCCTTAGTCTACCAATCATAACAGTAGCATCTGAATCTTCTTTTAGTATTGGAATTCGAGTTTTGAACAAGTACAGAAGCCGTATTCTCCCCAAAAATGTTCAAGCACTAATATGCTGCCGCAATtggttaaaag aggaggatgaagaatttgatgaagatgagataTTACCTTCTTTCCAGtcaattgttgatgatgaagctTGA
- the LOC104727947 gene encoding uncharacterized protein LOC104727947 → MVSNTNEYAQIMVSKDITLNEDQIKSFVRLDGDNVENKRVVETIILDDNNESSHSEGEVTICDTCGNIGYEDSLVTCCNCKVGAEHTYCMMEKVDKIPNNWSCYDCTDEVDGIQKEQKTEETISRKRKAESVTNVFKLTEKRSPQRRSNFLNNEIADFDLNVDLNIELGEMLHLLRQDLQVTSNLSV, encoded by the exons ATGGTTTCAAACACTAATGAATATGCTCAGATTATGGTATCTAAAGACATTACACTG AATGAGGACCAAATAAAATCGTTTGTGCGGCTTGATGGCGATAAtgttgaaaataaaagagtcGTAGAAACTATAATCCTCGATGATAACAATGAGTCGTCTCATTCTGAAGGAGAA GTAACTATTTGTGATACATGTGGTAATATAGGATATGAAGATTCACTTGTTACTTGTTGCAACTGCAAAGTTGGTGCGGAACATAC TTATTGCATGATGGAAAAGGTAGATAAGATTCCTAATAATTGGTCTTGCTATGACTGCACTGACGAAGTAGATGGAatccaaaaagaacaaaaaactgaagaaacaaTATCTAGAAAAAGGAAAGCAGAATCTGTTACCAATGTTTTCAAG cTTACAGAAAAAAGATCACCTCAAAGACGATCTAATTTCTTGAATAATGAAATCGCAGATTTTGACTTGAATGTGGATCTTAACATAGAACTAGGTGAAATGCTTCATCTTTTGAGACAGGATCTTCAAGTAACTTCCAACCTCAGTGTGTAA